The Akkermansiaceae bacterium nucleotide sequence TGGATGTCTTACAAGATGCGGTGGGAAATGATATTGTCGGGCGGACCTTCGTCGTTCCTGGAAACCACGATGTCGACCGCGATCTTAACCAAGCGTTCGGACGCGATGAAATGTTGGCCGCGTCGAGCAAGCATTTCGATCCGACTGAGAGGGGGTTAAAAGCTCGGCAAATGCTTATACCGCGTTTCCAGGCTTTCGACAGCAGCGATCAGACCTTGGCGAAAGGGGCCTTCACAAGTATGGCAGGAGCATTTTCTTCAGTGCTAACGCTCCGCGACAAAAAAGTCGGAATTGCGGGTATTAACACTGCGTGGCTATGCAAGGATGAACATGACGATGGGAAGCTGACCCCAGGAAAAGGAATGGTGGAGCAGGCGTTGAACGCCATAAAAGATGCTCATCTTCGTATCGTTCTTGGTCATCACCCGCTTGACTGGCTGTTGCCTGCTGAACAAAAATCCATCAAAAGCCTGTTCGGTCAAAATGGGGTCATTTATTTGCACGGGCATCTTCACGACGAATGGGCAGAGCCTACCTACGGCGGCGGGCATCAATTTTTGGCGATTCAGTCTGGTGCCGCCTTTCAGGCGCGTGAGCGCGAGAAGTGGCGCAATGGCCTCGTGTGGGGCGAGGCCGATTTAGATACGACCGAGATTCGCCTCCAACCTCGCCGTTGGATTTCTGACCAGCAGTCGTGGGTTCCCGCGACAGACGCCTTCCATGAGTATCATCGGAGCGGAGATTGGTGGCACTATCCTATGCCCGGTAGTGAGCCTGCCAAGAAGCTCGGGAAAATAGAACAGCGACCGCCAACATCTACGCCAAAAGGGTGGGCTGTTTCCAAAGCCAGCGAGCTTGCTCTTCATCTTAAACCGCTCGAAACTGAAGCTGCCGTTCGCTTCTTCAACGGTGCAGCTCCCTCTTGGGCAACAGCCCTCTCAACTTCCATTCCTCGCAGGAAGATTGTAGGATCTCTGGCCTCCCGATTTCAGGATGCAGAAGCGGCGGGGCGCCCGCTCGTGGCAGTTTTACTCGCAGCTGGTTGCGAAGGAAAGACGACTGCGATGCTTCAGGCCGCCGGCCAAATAGTGGAGGGCAAACCTGACTGGCGGATTCTCCGCCGTATTGATGACGCCGAACCATTCCTGCCTGACGACATTCTTCCCGAGCTCATCAAGGAGTATCATTGGCTGGTAGTTATTGACGAGGCCGACCGCGCAGCGAAATCAATAACTGAATTTCTGCCCCGACTTAGCCGTGAACTTGATGGTCGCGTTCATTTCTTGTTGGCGTGTCGAGATTCAGATTGGCTGGGGTCACGCGCGGATGATCTCAGATGGAGTGATGTCTCCATTTTCCAAAAGGAGCGATTAGCCGGCCTCGATGCTGACGATGCCAAAGCAATAGTTACGGCATGGGGTGACTTTGGAAACGCAGGTCTTGGCGACATGGTTAGTGTGGATGAAGGTAAGCGAGCAGAGGTTCTTGCTAATCAAGCGCGCGAGGAGGCTAAAACTCAAAAGGGAGCCCTATTCGGAGCATTGCTGGCAGTGCGTCATGGTAGCGATCTCCCGAATCACGCTCGGCTGATGCTCGATAGATTGCGTCAGCGTTCAATTCCAGGAGGGTGCACGCTTCACGAGGCTTTGGCATACGTGGCTGCGATGCACGCAGAAGGACTTGAATTCTTGTCACGGCCGGTGCTCGCCCAAGTGTTAGCGTGTCCATTGAGTCGACTTCACCGAGAAGTTTTGACCCCTCTTGGGCAGGAGGCTGCGGCCACCTCCACATCTTCTTTCATATTCACGCGCCACCGCCGAATTGCGCAAGCATTGGTTGAGGTTCTTGAGAAGGAGTTTGGCGTGGATGTGGGGGATTTGTTCGTCGCATTGGCCGTGGCAGCCATTGATGCAGCAAAGGATGGGCATTACGTGACTGACCTTTCTGAATGGCGATTCAAGTTTGCCAGATACTTCCTAGATGCGGGGAAAGAGGAGCTCGCAATCAAGATCGGCAAAGCCGTTCTATCTCGTGAATCGACCGATTTCAGACAAATTTCCAATCTATCCAGTTTGTATCGACAGACCGGGGCTACGGAGGAAGCGGTCGGACTTTTCCGCTCTCGTCCTGCTTCAATGAGCATGGATCGGGGCTCTTATTTCGAGTGGGGGACAGCTGAGGGGTTAAATGGCGATGCTGTAGGGAGTGTCATTTTGATCGGCTTCTCGCTGAGCGACGACTGCAGCTCTTCGTGGGTAGACAACAACCGCGCAAAACTTGGGCTGGCAGGGTTAGGGGTGGCGCTGGGTGAGCTTTTCGAAAATTATCGTGCAAGCGTTTTTCGTGATGCCCGTGTCGGAGTAGCTGTGCTCGGACAGCAACTCGAACTCGATACGACCACGGCGGCCCACTTTAGGAAGCACATAGATGAAGGAAAAAAAGTAGGAGCGGTTGTGCCAACCGTTGATGAGGCGTTTACTTTGTTTCGTAAGAGTGTCGCTGCAGCTGAGTCTATTGGAGTTAATGAGTTTGTGGACGCGATCGTTCCCGACGCTGCTCACCTGGATTTCGAAGGCTTGAAACGTTTAGTTTATGCCGCTGCCGAATCACGTCACCGTTGCTAGACAAGCGGAAATGCGGGAGTTAACAAGTAGAGAGGGCTGCGCTACGAAGTAGGCACCGGAGTTGGAGGCGCGTTTGAGCAGTAATCGAGTCCTCTGACTATTTTTTCGCTTCGGGCAGGCGGTCGAGGCGGCCATAGGAGGCGAAGGTCTGGAAGTCGCGACGGATCTCGTAGGACTGCTGTCTTGAGTATTCCATGACCTGGTAAGCGTTGAATGCGTTGTTGAGTTCGGATGCCAGTCCGAGTATTCTGAGCGTGTGCTTGACGACCTTGTTTTAGCGGTCATGTCGGAGTCTTTTTTCCGCTTCCCGAATAATCATACCCATGATCGCGTAAGGTATTTGGCCGTGCGGAGTCATGGCAGATCCGGAATTATGGCGCGGGCATGACCCCAATCGCATGATCAACCGAACCAAGATTGGGATGACCATAGCCGCGGGCATTTTCCTGTCCTTGGAGGGAGGAGCGTTCGCGAAGACATGGACCGACCGGTTCGGGCGGGCGTTCGAGACGGAGTTCGTGGAGATGGAGGGGGAGAAGGTGGTGCTTTCTCTCCCGGATGGCCGGACCTTCACGATGGCGGTGGCGGATCTTTCCTTGTCGGACCGGACGGATCTGCAACGGCAGCTCTCCACGTCGATGCCGATCCGGAGGGCGGGGCAGGGACCTGCGGCCCAGCCGGCGGTGCGGAACTTCGGCGGGCCATGGCCGCGGGAGGTCCGGATGGATGGGGCGTCCGCGTGCAAGGTGGTGCTGGAGGATGCGAAGAGCGGACGCTTCGTCTATGAAAGCCCGGGCTACCGATTCACGGCGGATGCGCGGATCACGGATGACGCGCTGCGGAATTTCTCGGTGATGTTCGAGACGACGCGCAAGTATGCCCGCGCGCTGCCGCTTTCGCTTTCCCCGGGTGGCCGGGACGGGAAGCTGGACATCCTGCTTTTCGGAGAAATGTCCGGCTACATCCGGGCAGGCGGCCCACCGGGATCGGCGGGGTGCTATGTGCCGGCCCGGAACATCGTGATGGTGCCGATGGAGAGCCTGGGGCTGAAGAAAGGCGGGACGGGTTACAGCCTGGACATGAAGGTTTCCAATCTGGTGCTGGTCCATGAACTGGCGCACCAGCTCACTCCGGCGGCCTACTATGCCCCCGGAGCGAGGGGATGGTTCAGCGAGGGACTGGCGGAGTACATGGCGGCGACTCCGTATAGCTGGGGATATTTCGCGCCGGACATCCATGGGAACTCGGTGAAGGCGTACGTCACCTCCACCGGCAACAACGGGCTGGGCGGGCGGAACCTCGGGACGCGGATCTCCGCGCCGCGGCTGCGCCATCTTTTCCTCATGGACTACAGCGAGTTCTCCGGGCCGAACGCGGGGACGAACTACGCGCTGGGCCTGCTGGTGACCCATTACTTTTTCCACATGGAAGGCGGCGGGCGGGGCGCGAGGATGAGGACGTTCCTGGAAGGCCTGCACGGTGGTGCCTCCGGCGAGGAGGCGGTGAAGCCGCTGCTGGGCGGTGGCACCTATGAAAAGCTGGAGGCGGAGATTTCCGCGGAATGGGCGAAAAAAGGCGTGATGATCCGGTTCGGCGGCTGATGGCCGACTGGCGGAATACGGCGACTTTGGATGTTTTTCCGTTGCCGGTCCGCAATGGGGTTGCGTCACGGCGCGGGAATCCGGAGAAAAGGGGCGGCCTCCCAGCCATCCCGCAGCCCGAAACAAACCACCATGAGTTCCCGGAGTACGACCAACGCCCGCCTTTCCCTGATGATGTTCCTCCAGTTTTTCATCTGGGGGGCTTTCTTCGTGCCGATGGGCGGTTATCTCGCGGAGCTGTTCAAGGGCCGGGAGGGACTGAATGCCATCATCGGTGAGAGCTACGCGACGCACAACTGGGCGGGCCTGATCGCGCCGCTGTTCGTGGGACTGGTGGCCGACCGTTTTTTCAATGCGGAGCGGGTGAACGGCTTCCTGCATCTGGTGGGGGCGGCGCTGCTCTTCTACTGCTCCACTCTCACGGAGCCGGGGGCGGTGTTCTGGGGCCTGCTCGCGTATTTCATGTGCTATATGCCCACGCTGGCTCTGGTGAACACCATCACCTTCAAGAACATCGAAAGCAGCGAGCGCGATTTCCCAAAGATCCGCCTGTGGGGCACCATCGGCTGGATCGTTTCCGGATTGGTCGTGGCGCAGTCCATGTTTGGTCTGTTCCCTTTCCCGGTGCTGCCGGGCATCGACAATGCGGGGGCCACCTCGTTCCCGATGAAGCTGGCCGCGGTGGTGAGCATCATCTACGGCATCTACAGCTTCACCCTGCCCGCCTGCCCTCCGGGAGCACGGGGAAAGAAGGTGAGCTTCGCGAAGCTGCTGGGACTGGATGCGCTGAAGCTTTTCAAGGACCGCTCCTTCGCGGTGTTCGCGGTCTGTTCCTTCCTCATCTGCATCCCGCTCGCCTTCTACTACGCCCGCACGTATGAGTTCGCGGACAAGATGGCTTTCGGACCCCGGGCGGGCAGTGTCATGGCGCTGGGCCAGGTGAGCGAGATCGTGTTCATGGCGCTGGTGCCGTTTTTCTTCCGCAAGCTGGGGGTGAAGTGGATGCTGCTGGTGGGCATGCTGGCATGGACCGCCCGCTATGCGGTTTTCGGTCTCACCCCGTCGGCACCTGCCATGCTGGTGCTCGGCATCGTGCTGCACGGCATCTGCTATGACTTCTTCTTCGTGACCGGCCAGCTCTACACCGACCGGAAGGCTCCGGAGGAAATCCGGGCGTCAGCCCAGGCGCTCATCGGTCTGCTGACCTACGGTGCTGGTATGCTGGTGGGCAACTACATCCTCGGCTGGTGGGGGGACCGCATCAAGCTGGACCCCACCACCCAGGCTGGCTGGCTGGCCGGGGCGCAGGAATTCTGGCTGCTGCCGGCGGGCATCGCGCTGGTGGTGGCGGTGGTATTCGCCGTCACTTTCCGGGACCGCAGTGCTGACAGCGAAAGCTGAGATGCTCCCATACCCGCCGGGCCGGGCCGCCGCCGCTGATAAATTCCGCGTTATTTTCCGTATCCTGCCCCACGATTTCCGTTTCCGAGACATCCTTTTTTCCAGATCCATGATCCGTAAGCTCCCATTCCTCGCCCTGTCCATTCTTCCCGCTGTTGCCGCGGAACTTCCGCATCCGGACCTGTTGCCAACGACCAAGGCGATCCACGAGAAGATCGCGAAAAAGGCGGACGGGGATGCCGCCTCGATGAAGGCCTACACGGAGACGGCCACCCTGGCGGGAAATGCGACCTATGACCTGGTGCCGATCCCGGGCGGGGAGTTCACCATCGGCTCCCCGGCGTCCGAAGCGGGCCGCAAGGACGATGAAGGTCCCCAGCGGAAGCTGAAGGTGGAACCATTCTGGATGGGCAAGCTGGAGATCACCTGGGACATCTACCGTCCCTTCATGGAGAACGGAAAGAGCCGCAACAAGAACGGCACGCTCAACCGTGACTCCGACATCATGACCCCGGAGCCGCCGACGGTGGGGGATGGCGAGACGTTGAGCGACTCGATCACCCAGCCGACCCCGCCCTACATGCCGATGCACTTCGAGATGGGTGAAGGTTACTCGAAAAGCTACCCGGCGGTGGGCATGACCCACCATGCCGCCAACAAGTTCTGCGAGTGGCTCAGCGAACAGACCGGCCACTTCTACCGCCTGCCCACGGAGGCGGAGTGGGAGTACGCCTGCCGCGCGGGGACCACCACCACCTACAGCTTCGGTGACGACGTGTCGAAGCTGGATGAGTATGCGTGGCACGCGAAGAACTCGGAATACAGCTACCAGAAGGTGGGGACGAAGAAGCCCAACCCGTGGGGCCTCCACGACATGCACGGCAACGTGTCAGAGCACGTGCTCGACCAATATCTCCCTGATGCCTACTCGAAGCTGAAGGACGGGGATGCGGCATCCTTCGTCCCCGCGCCCAATCGCTATCCCACCATCGTCCGCGGCGGGAACTGGGAGGCGGATCCGGAACTCCTGCGGAGTGCGGCCCGGGTGGGGAGTGACCCGATGTGGAAGGTCATCGACCCGCAGGTGCCGAAGTCCATCTGGTATTTCACCAACGCGCCTTTCCTCGGCTTCCGCATCGTGAGGCCGCTGAAGACCCCGACCGTGGAGGAAATGCACGCCTACTGGAACCAAGGTCCGGGACCGACGGAGTGATGGCATGCTGACGCGGCGGAAAGCCCTGCTCCTCATGGCGTCCGCGCTCGGGGTTCCCCGGGCGGGTGCGGCAGTGGAGGAGGGGCGCCGGTTCGAGCGTGGCCTGATGGCCACCCGCTTCATCGTCACCTGTTACCATGGGGATGCGGAACTGGTCGGGAAGGCGGTGGAGGCCGCGTTCGCCGAAGCGGAGCGGATCAACGACACCGCGTCCGACTACATCGCGGACAGCGAGCTGCTTTCCATCGGAAAGGTTCCTCCCGGCACGCCGGTGAGGATACCGCC carries:
- a CDS encoding metallophosphoesterase — encoded protein: MASTIRWLHLSDFHVGKDDYAGYKMFDYIIAHVKQRKDEGFTPDFIFVTGDLANKGLESEYTDFWLGFMDVLQDAVGNDIVGRTFVVPGNHDVDRDLNQAFGRDEMLAASSKHFDPTERGLKARQMLIPRFQAFDSSDQTLAKGAFTSMAGAFSSVLTLRDKKVGIAGINTAWLCKDEHDDGKLTPGKGMVEQALNAIKDAHLRIVLGHHPLDWLLPAEQKSIKSLFGQNGVIYLHGHLHDEWAEPTYGGGHQFLAIQSGAAFQAREREKWRNGLVWGEADLDTTEIRLQPRRWISDQQSWVPATDAFHEYHRSGDWWHYPMPGSEPAKKLGKIEQRPPTSTPKGWAVSKASELALHLKPLETEAAVRFFNGAAPSWATALSTSIPRRKIVGSLASRFQDAEAAGRPLVAVLLAAGCEGKTTAMLQAAGQIVEGKPDWRILRRIDDAEPFLPDDILPELIKEYHWLVVIDEADRAAKSITEFLPRLSRELDGRVHFLLACRDSDWLGSRADDLRWSDVSIFQKERLAGLDADDAKAIVTAWGDFGNAGLGDMVSVDEGKRAEVLANQAREEAKTQKGALFGALLAVRHGSDLPNHARLMLDRLRQRSIPGGCTLHEALAYVAAMHAEGLEFLSRPVLAQVLACPLSRLHREVLTPLGQEAAATSTSSFIFTRHRRIAQALVEVLEKEFGVDVGDLFVALAVAAIDAAKDGHYVTDLSEWRFKFARYFLDAGKEELAIKIGKAVLSRESTDFRQISNLSSLYRQTGATEEAVGLFRSRPASMSMDRGSYFEWGTAEGLNGDAVGSVILIGFSLSDDCSSSWVDNNRAKLGLAGLGVALGELFENYRASVFRDARVGVAVLGQQLELDTTTAAHFRKHIDEGKKVGAVVPTVDEAFTLFRKSVAAAESIGVNEFVDAIVPDAAHLDFEGLKRLVYAAAESRHRC
- a CDS encoding MFS transporter, producing the protein MSSRSTTNARLSLMMFLQFFIWGAFFVPMGGYLAELFKGREGLNAIIGESYATHNWAGLIAPLFVGLVADRFFNAERVNGFLHLVGAALLFYCSTLTEPGAVFWGLLAYFMCYMPTLALVNTITFKNIESSERDFPKIRLWGTIGWIVSGLVVAQSMFGLFPFPVLPGIDNAGATSFPMKLAAVVSIIYGIYSFTLPACPPGARGKKVSFAKLLGLDALKLFKDRSFAVFAVCSFLICIPLAFYYARTYEFADKMAFGPRAGSVMALGQVSEIVFMALVPFFFRKLGVKWMLLVGMLAWTARYAVFGLTPSAPAMLVLGIVLHGICYDFFFVTGQLYTDRKAPEEIRASAQALIGLLTYGAGMLVGNYILGWWGDRIKLDPTTQAGWLAGAQEFWLLPAGIALVVAVVFAVTFRDRSADSES
- a CDS encoding formylglycine-generating enzyme family protein encodes the protein MIRKLPFLALSILPAVAAELPHPDLLPTTKAIHEKIAKKADGDAASMKAYTETATLAGNATYDLVPIPGGEFTIGSPASEAGRKDDEGPQRKLKVEPFWMGKLEITWDIYRPFMENGKSRNKNGTLNRDSDIMTPEPPTVGDGETLSDSITQPTPPYMPMHFEMGEGYSKSYPAVGMTHHAANKFCEWLSEQTGHFYRLPTEAEWEYACRAGTTTTYSFGDDVSKLDEYAWHAKNSEYSYQKVGTKKPNPWGLHDMHGNVSEHVLDQYLPDAYSKLKDGDAASFVPAPNRYPTIVRGGNWEADPELLRSAARVGSDPMWKVIDPQVPKSIWYFTNAPFLGFRIVRPLKTPTVEEMHAYWNQGPGPTE